Proteins co-encoded in one Streptomyces roseochromogenus subsp. oscitans DS 12.976 genomic window:
- a CDS encoding class E sortase, with amino-acid sequence MRVRSGVRVVRHGDRRRRARHRRVLWSGGEVFVTVGVLLMLLVVHQLWWTNREARRGAERKVEALEREWGNPGAGSGGPSVVPSASATAPAADPGRPTSRAPQRSYAPVVLPRTSQAYAVLTIPRLGLRVPVAEGVSKADVLNQGYVGHYRGTQQPGQAGNFALAGHRNTHGEPFRYLPRLRRGDDIEVETRTATYTYDVDQVLPQTSATDSGVIRAVPRSLVRPSYGYDTPGYYITLTTCTPEFTSRYRMVVWGKLISMRPR; translated from the coding sequence ATGCGGGTTCGGTCCGGCGTGCGGGTCGTACGGCACGGCGACCGGCGTCGGCGTGCCCGGCACCGGCGGGTGCTGTGGAGCGGCGGTGAGGTGTTCGTCACCGTCGGGGTGCTGCTCATGCTGCTGGTCGTGCACCAGCTGTGGTGGACCAACCGGGAGGCCCGGCGCGGCGCCGAGCGGAAGGTGGAGGCGCTGGAGCGGGAGTGGGGGAACCCGGGTGCGGGCAGCGGGGGGCCGTCGGTCGTGCCCTCCGCCTCGGCCACGGCTCCTGCGGCCGACCCCGGCAGGCCCACCTCCCGTGCGCCGCAACGCTCGTACGCCCCCGTCGTCCTGCCCCGGACGTCCCAGGCGTACGCCGTCCTCACCATCCCCCGGCTGGGGCTGCGGGTCCCCGTCGCCGAGGGCGTGAGCAAGGCGGACGTCCTCAACCAGGGCTATGTCGGTCACTATCGGGGGACTCAACAGCCCGGCCAGGCAGGCAACTTCGCGCTCGCCGGGCACCGGAACACGCACGGTGAGCCGTTCCGGTACCTGCCCCGGCTGCGGCGCGGGGACGACATCGAGGTGGAGACGCGGACGGCGACGTACACCTACGACGTCGACCAGGTGCTGCCGCAGACCTCGGCGACCGACTCGGGGGTCATCCGGGCCGTCCCGCGCTCCCTCGTCCGGCCGTCCTACGGGTACGACACACCCGGCTACTACATCACCCTGACCACCTGCACCCCCGAGTTCACCTCGCGCTATCGGATGGTGGTGTGGGGGAAGCTCATCTCCATGCGGCCCAGGTGA
- a CDS encoding MFS transporter: protein MTGLDSATTPATAAARGAKTARDAPVRPRATLALTSAATAVALMTYTAPMVTLPDTAAALHTPLSGQAWLLNGTPLGLAALLLVAGSLADDYGRRRIFLGGTLALGLTTALGAFTTSTWQFTLARVAQGAASAAILASSLGLLV from the coding sequence ATGACCGGGCTCGACTCCGCCACCACCCCCGCAACCGCGGCCGCACGCGGCGCGAAGACCGCCCGGGACGCCCCCGTACGCCCCCGGGCCACCCTCGCCCTGACCAGCGCGGCCACCGCCGTGGCCCTGATGACGTACACGGCCCCGATGGTCACGCTCCCGGACACCGCGGCCGCCCTGCACACCCCGCTCTCCGGCCAGGCCTGGCTGCTAAACGGCACCCCGCTCGGCCTCGCCGCCCTGCTGCTGGTCGCCGGCAGCCTCGCCGACGACTACGGCCGCCGCCGGATCTTCCTCGGCGGCACCCTGGCCCTCGGCCTCACCACCGCACTCGGCGCCTTCACGACGTCGACCTGGCAGTTCACGCTCGCCCGCGTCGCCCAGGGAGCGGCGAGCGCGGCGATCCTGGCGAGCAGCCTCGGCCTGCTGGT
- a CDS encoding winged helix-turn-helix transcriptional regulator, with amino-acid sequence MALGKDYVTQECSIARALEIVGERWTLLVVRDAFYGVRRYNDFLVHLGIPRAVLAARLQTLTAEGILEKRRYQQSPPRDEYVLTERGISLWPTLRALSRWGREHFSEARWRYFRHVDCGTELGPYGECPACRTVVALEDVVMEPGPGLDRDPADPVSRALLKPKRLLEPLETESAQES; translated from the coding sequence ATGGCACTGGGCAAGGACTACGTGACACAGGAGTGCTCGATCGCCCGCGCGCTTGAGATCGTCGGCGAGCGCTGGACGCTGCTCGTCGTCCGGGACGCGTTCTACGGCGTGCGGCGTTACAACGACTTCCTGGTCCACCTCGGCATCCCGCGCGCCGTCCTGGCCGCCCGGCTGCAGACCCTGACCGCCGAGGGCATCCTCGAAAAGCGCCGTTACCAGCAGTCGCCGCCGCGCGACGAGTACGTCCTCACCGAGCGCGGCATCTCCCTGTGGCCCACCCTGCGTGCCCTCAGCCGGTGGGGGCGCGAGCACTTCTCCGAGGCGCGGTGGCGGTACTTCCGGCACGTGGACTGCGGCACGGAACTCGGCCCGTACGGCGAATGTCCCGCCTGCCGGACCGTCGTAGCGCTGGAGGACGTCGTCATGGAACCGGGCCCCGGCCTCGACCGCGACCCGGCGGACCCGGTCAGCCGGGCCCTGCTGAAGCCGAAGCGGCTGCTGGAGCCGCTG
- a CDS encoding beta-1,6-galactanase, which yields MIRRRTLLAAAGGGLMGSALATGAAQADATIAINPSATYGTWEGWGTSLAWWANVFGARDDFADIFFTTKSTTYHGTALPGLGLNIARYNLGACSWNSVNGESMSASPNIPSFKQIEGYWQDWTNEDPASSSWKWTADATQRAMLQKAAQRGAITELFANSPMWWMCLNHNPSGASDGGDNLQSWNYRRHASHLASVALYAKQNWGVSFKTVEAFNEPSSSWWTATGTQEGCHMDAAVQAAVLPYLRSELDKRGLTATEISASDETSYDLARTTWNSFSSTTKGYVDQVNVHGYQGSGGRRDLLYTDVVTTAGKALWNSETGDSDATGLTLAGNLLYDFRWLHPTAWVYWQVMDPSTGWATIAYDASSLQPGTVQTKYYVLAQFTRHIRPGMTILDTGVSYAAAALDRQAKRLVIVAANTSSSATTLTFDLSRFSSVTGSSEGLVPRWNTVTTGGTDLYTQHTDTYLSGKTISAPFAAKSIQTLQVDGVTE from the coding sequence ATGATCCGACGCAGAACACTGTTGGCCGCAGCGGGCGGCGGCCTCATGGGCAGCGCCCTGGCCACGGGCGCGGCACAGGCAGACGCGACGATTGCGATCAACCCGTCGGCCACGTACGGCACCTGGGAGGGCTGGGGCACCTCACTGGCCTGGTGGGCGAACGTCTTCGGCGCGAGGGACGACTTCGCGGACATCTTCTTCACCACGAAATCAACGACGTACCACGGCACGGCACTCCCCGGCCTGGGCCTGAACATAGCCCGTTACAACCTGGGCGCGTGCAGCTGGAACAGCGTCAACGGCGAGTCGATGAGCGCCTCCCCGAACATCCCGTCGTTCAAGCAGATCGAGGGCTACTGGCAGGACTGGACGAACGAGGACCCGGCCTCCTCGTCCTGGAAGTGGACGGCGGACGCGACGCAGCGCGCGATGCTGCAGAAGGCGGCCCAACGAGGCGCGATCACCGAGCTGTTCGCCAACTCCCCGATGTGGTGGATGTGCCTGAACCACAACCCGTCGGGCGCGTCGGACGGCGGCGACAACCTCCAGTCCTGGAACTACCGCCGGCACGCCTCCCACCTGGCGTCGGTGGCCCTGTACGCGAAGCAGAACTGGGGGGTGAGCTTCAAGACGGTGGAGGCTTTCAATGAGCCGTCCTCCTCCTGGTGGACGGCGACGGGCACCCAAGAGGGCTGCCACATGGATGCGGCGGTCCAGGCGGCCGTACTCCCCTACCTGCGCAGCGAGTTGGACAAACGAGGCCTGACGGCGACAGAGATCTCCGCATCCGACGAAACGAGCTACGACCTGGCCCGCACGACCTGGAACTCATTCTCCTCGACGACGAAGGGCTACGTGGACCAGGTGAACGTCCACGGCTACCAGGGCTCGGGCGGCCGCCGCGACCTCCTCTACACGGACGTGGTGACGACGGCGGGCAAGGCACTCTGGAACTCGGAAACGGGAGACAGCGACGCCACGGGCCTGACCCTGGCCGGCAACCTCCTCTACGACTTCCGCTGGCTGCACCCCACAGCCTGGGTGTACTGGCAGGTGATGGACCCGAGCACGGGCTGGGCGACGATCGCGTACGACGCGAGCAGCCTGCAGCCGGGCACTGTGCAGACGAAATACTACGTACTGGCTCAATTCACCCGCCACATCCGACCGGGAATGACGATCCTGGACACGGGAGTGAGCTACGCGGCGGCGGCGCTGGACAGGCAGGCGAAACGCCTGGTGATAGTGGCGGCCAACACCTCGTCATCGGCGACGACCCTGACCTTCGACCTCTCCCGCTTCTCCTCGGTGACCGGCAGCTCGGAAGGCCTGGTCCCCCGCTGGAACACGGTGACGACGGGCGGTACGGACCTCTACACACAGCACACGGACACGTACCTGTCAGGCAAGACGATATCGGCCCCCTTCGCAGCGAAGTCGATCCAAACGCTGCAGGTGGACGGCGTGACGGAGTGA
- a CDS encoding MFS transporter has translation AESRAPRGGRPDILGALTFGLALVALVAALTLGRDGWLRAPVGLLFAASVVLIAAFAAVEHRTGTPMIDLGLLRHARFLASSAGGLFTGLAVIGLFSFLPALLQRTLRLSPMDTAWMFLLWSGLSFAVALQVKHLAARIAPRVQLAVGFTLHTIAVLTMLGALGSGSWIRLLPGLIIGGVGSGLLNGALPLLAVESVPRERAAMGSGAQQTFRYIGSCAGVALTIALATSARTLAQGADIALLVSAGLAAVGAVSVVVLRER, from the coding sequence GCCGAGTCCCGTGCCCCGCGCGGCGGCCGGCCGGACATCCTCGGCGCACTGACCTTCGGCCTGGCCCTGGTCGCCCTGGTAGCGGCCCTGACGCTGGGCCGCGACGGCTGGCTACGGGCGCCTGTCGGACTCCTCTTCGCGGCCTCCGTAGTCCTGATCGCGGCCTTCGCCGCCGTGGAACACCGGACCGGCACGCCGATGATCGACCTCGGCCTGCTGCGCCACGCCCGCTTCCTGGCCTCGTCGGCCGGCGGTCTGTTCACCGGCCTCGCGGTGATCGGCCTGTTCAGCTTCCTGCCGGCCCTGCTCCAGCGGACGCTCCGGCTGTCCCCCATGGACACCGCCTGGATGTTCCTGCTCTGGTCCGGACTGAGCTTCGCGGTCGCCCTCCAGGTCAAGCACCTGGCCGCCCGTATCGCCCCGCGCGTGCAACTCGCCGTCGGCTTCACCCTGCACACCATCGCCGTCCTGACCATGCTCGGCGCCCTCGGCTCCGGCTCCTGGATCCGGCTGCTGCCCGGCCTGATCATCGGCGGAGTGGGCAGCGGCCTGCTGAACGGGGCGCTGCCGTTGCTCGCCGTCGAATCGGTCCCGCGCGAGCGCGCCGCGATGGGCTCCGGCGCCCAGCAGACCTTCCGCTACATCGGCTCCTGCGCCGGCGTGGCCCTGACCATCGCCCTCGCCACCTCGGCCCGCACCCTCGCCCAGGGCGCGGACATCGCCCTGCTGGTGTCGGCGGGGCTGGCGGCGGTGGGGGCGGTGAGTGTGGTGGTGTTGCGGGAACGCTGA